Proteins from a genomic interval of Acetobacterium woodii DSM 1030:
- the infB gene encoding translation initiation factor IF-2, which yields MSKLRVYDFAKKYNIPSKEFVAILNKYNIPVKNHMSALTDQQISEFEEKFDKDKYLADLQSKERNQTSNKSTVENSANNTHKTNAEEKKATKPKTTPKKQPNAGGNVPKKTEEKKRAVSTNQGHTPKVRDHSKKEKTSRSVYKRIKDEKKKSVQLNQTFEIPEILTVGELADVLEISATEIIKTLMLAGTMVSINQEIDFETAAIVSSELGFEVEAIKIEDVVSKILEEYDDEESVNEIPRPPVVTVMGHVDHGKTSLLDRIRKANVIAGEAGGITQHIGAYTVNISNHAITVIDTPGHEAFTAMRSRGAQITDIAVLVVAADDGVMPQTVEAINHAKAAGVPILVAINKIDKPGADPERVKQELTKYNLVVEEWGGETIAVNVSAKTGEGIESLLEMIIMMSEMEELKADPSREARGSVIEAQVKRGKGPVATLLVQQGTLHIGDSIISGTTYGKIRTMIDDKGKRLKKAGPSTPVEISGLSDIPVAGDDFIVLENEKEARQLVDKRKEMQKGERQRRSNISLDDLFSQIQDGNIQDVNIIIKADVQGSIEAIKQSLEKLDNDSVRINIIHGAVGAINETDVMLAATSNAIVIGFNVRPDKNALKLAESEEVDIRLYRVIYDAVDDIKKAMEGMLAPEFREKIMGNAEIREVFKIPSIGTIAGCYITEGKINRNDDVRIIRDGIVILEGKIASLRRFKDDVKEVNTGYECGIGIEKYNDLKVGDNIEAFTMEKIER from the coding sequence ATGTCAAAATTAAGAGTATACGATTTTGCAAAAAAATACAATATTCCAAGCAAAGAATTCGTAGCCATTTTAAATAAGTACAATATTCCTGTAAAAAACCATATGAGCGCCCTGACTGATCAACAAATTTCTGAATTTGAAGAAAAATTTGATAAAGATAAGTATTTGGCAGATCTGCAATCCAAAGAAAGAAATCAGACTTCTAATAAAAGTACGGTTGAAAATTCCGCTAATAATACTCATAAAACTAACGCCGAAGAAAAAAAAGCAACAAAACCAAAAACGACACCAAAAAAACAACCAAATGCAGGAGGCAATGTGCCGAAAAAAACTGAAGAAAAAAAGCGTGCTGTATCGACAAACCAAGGTCATACGCCAAAAGTTAGAGATCATAGTAAAAAAGAAAAAACATCAAGAAGTGTTTACAAACGAATTAAAGATGAGAAAAAGAAGTCCGTTCAATTAAACCAGACTTTTGAAATTCCGGAAATTTTAACGGTTGGTGAACTTGCGGATGTGCTTGAAATCAGTGCGACCGAAATCATCAAAACACTTATGTTGGCTGGAACAATGGTCAGTATCAACCAAGAGATAGATTTTGAAACAGCCGCAATTGTTTCTTCCGAATTGGGATTCGAAGTAGAAGCTATTAAAATCGAAGATGTGGTTTCAAAAATACTTGAAGAATATGACGATGAAGAAAGTGTCAATGAAATTCCGCGTCCTCCGGTTGTAACCGTTATGGGACATGTCGATCACGGTAAAACCTCACTTCTTGACCGGATACGTAAAGCCAATGTTATTGCCGGTGAAGCTGGTGGTATTACGCAACACATCGGAGCCTATACTGTTAATATCAGTAATCATGCAATCACCGTAATTGATACCCCAGGCCATGAAGCGTTTACCGCGATGCGTTCACGTGGTGCTCAAATCACCGATATTGCGGTATTAGTTGTTGCCGCTGATGACGGTGTTATGCCACAAACAGTTGAAGCGATTAATCACGCCAAAGCGGCCGGTGTTCCAATCCTGGTTGCGATCAATAAAATTGACAAACCTGGAGCTGATCCCGAACGAGTGAAGCAGGAATTAACTAAATACAATCTTGTTGTCGAAGAATGGGGCGGAGAAACGATTGCCGTTAATGTATCAGCAAAAACAGGTGAAGGTATTGAATCATTATTGGAAATGATCATTATGATGTCAGAAATGGAAGAATTAAAAGCCGATCCCAGCCGTGAAGCCAGAGGAAGTGTTATCGAAGCTCAGGTAAAACGAGGCAAGGGTCCAGTGGCAACCTTATTAGTTCAGCAAGGAACGTTGCATATTGGCGATTCCATTATTTCAGGAACGACTTATGGCAAAATCCGAACGATGATTGATGATAAGGGAAAACGCCTTAAAAAAGCGGGACCTTCAACCCCAGTAGAAATTTCTGGACTTTCAGATATTCCAGTCGCCGGCGACGATTTTATTGTCCTTGAAAATGAAAAAGAAGCCCGTCAATTAGTTGATAAACGAAAAGAAATGCAAAAGGGCGAACGTCAACGACGCTCTAATATTTCACTTGACGACCTCTTTAGTCAAATTCAGGATGGTAACATTCAAGACGTCAATATCATTATTAAGGCAGACGTTCAAGGATCGATTGAAGCCATCAAACAATCACTTGAAAAACTCGATAACGATTCCGTCCGAATTAATATTATTCATGGCGCTGTTGGCGCTATTAATGAAACGGATGTTATGTTAGCGGCTACTTCAAATGCAATTGTAATCGGATTTAATGTCCGACCTGACAAAAATGCCCTCAAGCTTGCTGAATCTGAGGAAGTTGATATTCGCTTATATCGCGTTATTTATGACGCCGTTGACGATATTAAAAAGGCTATGGAAGGCATGTTGGCCCCAGAATTCCGCGAAAAAATAATGGGAAATGCCGAAATACGAGAAGTATTTAAAATCCCAAGTATTGGAACGATTGCAGGCTGTTACATTACCGAAGGAAAAATTAATCGTAATGATGATGTACGAATTATTCGCGATGGTATTGTCATCCTTGAAGGCAAAATTGCTTCTTTAAGACGATTTAAAGACGATGTTAAAGAAGTCAATACCGGATATGAATGCGGAATTGGAATTGAAAAATATAATGATTTAAAAGTTGGCGATAACATTGAAGCATTTACAATGGAAAAAATCGAAAGATAA
- the rbfA gene encoding 30S ribosome-binding factor RbfA, translating to MASHRNEKINGLIQRELSLIIIHKMKDTRITDSNVSITRVKASSDLKTATVYVSIVGDENQKKIVLELLNNAKSFLRSSLGQVITVHSVPALVFEIDNSIEYGMHIESILQSLKDDKKSKDQNEENS from the coding sequence ATGGCATCTCATCGTAATGAAAAAATTAATGGCTTAATCCAACGAGAATTGAGTTTAATCATTATTCATAAAATGAAAGACACCCGTATAACCGATAGTAATGTTAGTATTACTCGAGTTAAAGCTTCATCAGATTTAAAAACTGCGACTGTTTATGTGAGTATTGTCGGTGACGAAAATCAAAAAAAGATTGTTCTCGAACTTTTGAATAACGCCAAGAGCTTTTTAAGATCAAGCCTCGGTCAGGTGATTACGGTTCATTCGGTGCCTGCATTGGTCTTTGAAATAGATAATTCAATTGAGTATGGCATGCATATTGAATCGATTTTACAAAGTTTGAAAGACGATAAAAAGTCGAAGGATCAGAATGAAGAAAATTCCTGA
- a CDS encoding DHH family phosphoesterase, with protein sequence MKKIPEEIVKCIKNNQRFLILLHQKPDGDAIGSAVALGKGIKSLNKTVDYFVELPLEEKLEFFNEVQFFNQHLAKEYDVIIYLDCSSNSFAFAPPDMPEAKIKLVIDHHKSNSSYGDLNYVEITGATAEIIFRILRALDVEIDEEMADAIFTGITTDTGSFQFSNVTPDTHLIASELYTIKTDYAHLSKKLHTQKSINQMKMTGAAIHSLEILDSMPIAMMILDHDTITKFGGTINITDDVANLGLNTLGVAITALLKEVKQGEYRVSLRSKYPFDIHEVALKYDGGGHERAAGFSFSGDLNELKEDLMNVYKNQDGD encoded by the coding sequence ATGAAGAAAATTCCTGAAGAAATAGTAAAATGTATAAAAAATAATCAACGGTTTTTGATTCTCTTACATCAAAAACCTGATGGCGACGCAATTGGTTCTGCCGTTGCTTTGGGTAAAGGAATAAAGTCGTTGAATAAAACAGTTGATTATTTTGTTGAGCTTCCGCTGGAAGAAAAGCTTGAATTTTTCAATGAAGTACAGTTTTTCAATCAGCACTTAGCAAAAGAATATGATGTAATTATTTATTTGGATTGTTCAAGTAATAGTTTTGCCTTCGCTCCCCCCGATATGCCGGAAGCAAAAATAAAACTTGTTATTGATCATCATAAAAGCAATTCTTCTTATGGCGATCTTAACTATGTCGAAATAACCGGCGCAACCGCAGAAATCATTTTTCGAATTCTGCGAGCTTTGGATGTTGAAATTGATGAAGAAATGGCAGATGCTATTTTTACTGGTATTACAACCGATACTGGAAGTTTTCAATTTTCTAATGTCACGCCTGATACGCATCTAATAGCCAGCGAATTATATACGATTAAAACTGATTATGCTCATCTTTCTAAAAAATTGCACACTCAAAAAAGTATCAACCAAATGAAAATGACTGGTGCCGCTATCCATTCGTTAGAAATACTGGACAGTATGCCAATCGCCATGATGATCCTGGATCATGATACCATCACCAAATTTGGCGGTACCATTAATATCACTGACGATGTTGCAAATTTAGGGTTAAATACTCTTGGCGTTGCAATTACAGCACTTCTAAAAGAAGTTAAGCAAGGCGAATATCGCGTATCACTCCGATCAAAATATCCTTTCGATATTCATGAAGTTGCTTTAAAATATGATGGTGGAGGTCATGAACGCGCAGCCGGTTTTAGTTTTAGCGGTGATCTTAATGAGCTAAAAGAAGACCTGATGAACGTTTATAAAAATCAAGATGGAGATTAA
- the truB gene encoding tRNA pseudouridine(55) synthase TruB, whose amino-acid sequence MEIKNYNGYLNVYKEKGMTSHDVVFKARKILKTKKIGHTGTLDPNAEGVLVLCVGQATKMVEYLTDHDKTYEAEVVLGIETDTCDSDGAILNKTDKRITKAAFAQATEQFTGNILQKPPIYSAIRVNGKKLYHYARSGEAVVIPEREVFISKLSVLDFCENSQKAKIMVTCSKGTYIRSLCRDIGKYLGSLGCMGSLIRHQVGDFSSQDALTLVEIESKVTDGLIENFFYPLEYSLESYRSVKATEQGRKFLLNGNKLYQWNIYESLDGFQQNETLRLYDDEKLVGMGRLYFNDDENYIKPTKLL is encoded by the coding sequence ATGGAGATTAAAAATTATAATGGTTATCTCAATGTCTATAAAGAAAAAGGGATGACTTCTCACGATGTTGTATTTAAGGCTCGTAAAATTTTGAAAACCAAAAAAATCGGACATACAGGAACTCTTGATCCAAATGCTGAGGGAGTTCTTGTTTTATGTGTTGGACAAGCCACTAAAATGGTCGAATATTTAACTGATCATGATAAGACCTATGAAGCCGAGGTTGTGCTGGGAATAGAAACTGATACCTGTGATAGTGATGGCGCAATTCTTAATAAAACCGATAAAAGAATAACGAAAGCTGCTTTTGCTCAAGCGACTGAGCAATTTACTGGAAATATTCTTCAAAAACCACCTATTTATTCAGCCATCCGTGTTAATGGAAAAAAACTTTATCATTATGCCAGAAGTGGTGAAGCTGTGGTAATTCCCGAGCGGGAAGTTTTTATTTCAAAACTCTCAGTATTAGATTTTTGCGAAAACTCTCAGAAAGCAAAAATCATGGTGACATGTTCTAAAGGAACCTACATTCGTTCATTATGTCGCGATATTGGAAAATATTTGGGCAGTTTAGGTTGTATGGGGAGTTTAATTCGTCATCAGGTTGGTGATTTTTCGAGTCAGGATGCGTTAACACTTGTTGAAATAGAGAGTAAAGTAACTGATGGTTTAATTGAGAACTTTTTTTACCCATTAGAATACTCGCTTGAATCTTACCGGTCGGTAAAAGCGACTGAACAAGGACGAAAATTTTTACTCAATGGAAATAAGCTTTATCAGTGGAATATTTATGAGTCACTCGATGGTTTCCAGCAGAATGAGACATTGCGTTTGTATGATGATGAAAAGTTAGTTGGCATGGGACGTCTTTATTTTAATGACGACGAAAATTATATCAAACCGACAAAATTATTGTGA
- a CDS encoding bifunctional riboflavin kinase/FAD synthetase, which produces MTTKSYQGNEIVLALGFFDGVHLGHQALLSETIKIGKNIGCETGVMTFQEHPLELIFPNYTPWLITSNTEKETMIRDFGVDFVFINPFTEELMKLTPEKFITDYLLTKYNVKVIVVGFNYNFGYKGMGTTQTLQELGQKYGFSVVILPPFIINTHSVSSTFIRELISCGQVDEVSTYLGRKYTLSGIVIQGKGLGHQFGIPTANLKLNKKIILPSTGVYYTSVHFKGRCLHGLTNLGFNPTFEKHPFSIETYIYDFDEDIYNQEITIEFIKKIRDEIKFNTINDLINQIKKDISYIRSEYIK; this is translated from the coding sequence ATGACAACAAAATCTTATCAGGGAAATGAAATTGTTTTAGCACTGGGATTTTTTGACGGGGTACACCTTGGACATCAGGCGTTATTATCGGAAACGATAAAAATCGGAAAAAATATCGGCTGCGAAACCGGGGTAATGACTTTTCAGGAGCATCCTCTTGAGTTAATTTTTCCCAATTACACCCCTTGGTTAATTACATCGAATACTGAAAAAGAGACAATGATCCGAGATTTTGGTGTGGATTTTGTTTTTATAAATCCTTTTACTGAAGAATTAATGAAATTAACACCTGAAAAATTTATAACCGATTATCTGTTAACGAAATATAATGTTAAAGTAATTGTCGTTGGCTTCAATTATAACTTTGGTTATAAAGGAATGGGCACAACTCAAACTTTGCAGGAATTAGGACAAAAATATGGATTTTCAGTCGTAATATTACCACCTTTTATCATTAACACACATTCGGTAAGTTCTACCTTCATTCGCGAATTAATTAGTTGTGGCCAGGTTGATGAAGTTAGTACTTACTTAGGCCGAAAATATACGCTATCAGGCATTGTCATTCAAGGGAAAGGGTTAGGACATCAATTTGGAATTCCAACCGCAAATTTAAAGTTAAATAAGAAAATAATTCTGCCTAGCACAGGTGTTTATTATACATCCGTACACTTCAAAGGAAGATGCCTTCACGGACTAACCAACTTGGGTTTTAACCCAACCTTTGAAAAACATCCGTTTAGCATAGAAACATATATTTATGACTTTGATGAAGATATTTATAATCAAGAAATCACCATCGAATTCATTAAAAAAATCAGAGATGAAATCAAATTCAATACAATTAATGATTTAATTAACCAGATAAAAAAAGATATCAGCTATATCAGAAGTGAATATATCAAATAA
- the rpsO gene encoding 30S ribosomal protein S15 → MISKELKAQVVEDYKMHEGDTGSPEVQIALLTARINDINEHLKIHKKDHHSNRGLLKLVGQRRRLLTYLKNKDINRYRELIQRLGLRK, encoded by the coding sequence ATGATTAGTAAAGAATTAAAAGCGCAGGTTGTCGAAGACTATAAAATGCATGAAGGTGATACTGGTTCACCAGAAGTCCAAATTGCATTGTTAACAGCAAGAATTAATGATATCAATGAACATCTTAAAATTCATAAAAAGGATCATCACTCAAATCGAGGCCTGCTAAAACTAGTTGGACAACGACGAAGGTTATTGACTTATTTGAAAAATAAAGACATTAATCGTTATCGTGAACTAATCCAGCGTTTAGGCTTAAGAAAATAA